From Alosa sapidissima isolate fAloSap1 chromosome 7, fAloSap1.pri, whole genome shotgun sequence, the proteins below share one genomic window:
- the LOC121713279 gene encoding uncharacterized protein LOC121713279, with product MSVFRIKERRLAFQRVRASALHCCVPLCTVSSRYNREVSFHVFPVDAAVRAEWMQKIRRDDFNPTKNTRVCSRHFKQADFNVTAGGLRRLKKGAVPVYFSWNGYELPAPRPSVWERRPRAESPAPESDSDSEMETEIAPPDHDYSVVPQTGARASNLADENKALRRQVRELQQQLEVLKLRQRFGIERLSGSDEDVRFYTRFASYRSFMVFWNLIEPAVTHKMVHITSAKTASASISTVHHPTTKLRPIDEFLLFLMYLSVGFPPRDLAERFSIHRTTASRIISTWTHFLYCLLGSQRLWIPPEVVRAHLPVEFAAFSDTQVILDCTEIFCQSPSSLLLQSEVFSTYKSHTTFKALIGMAPHGAVTFVSGLYAGSMSDREIFKQSGIVKLLKPGMAIMVDKGFVVDNLAPCKVYRPAFLSKKQRVWLLLAS from the exons ATGAGTGTTTTTAGGATTAAAGAGAGGCGACTTGCCTTTCAGAGGGTGAGAGCCTCAGCACTTCATTGTTGTGTGCCGTTATGTACCGTTTCGTCACGTTACAACAGAGAAGTCAGCTTTCATGTATTCCCTGTTGACGCTGCGGTACGGGCTGAGTGGATGCAGAAGATCCGGAGGGATGACTTCAACCCGACCAAAAACACCCGAGTCTGTAGTCGGCATTTTAAGCAGGCTGATTTTAACGTGACTGCCGGGGGGTTGAGGAGGCTGAAAAAGGGAGCCGTACCCGTTTACTTCTCATGGAATGGGTACGAACTACCTGCGCCCCGACCGAGCGTCTGGGAACGGCGTCCGCGAGCCGAGAGTCCTGCCCCAGAGTCAGACTCGGACTCGGAGATGGAGACCGAAATTGCTCCACCAGATCATGACTACTCTGTAGTCCCTCAAACAGGAGCGAGGGCGAGTAATTTGGCCGACGAGAACAAAGCTCTACGTCGCCAGGTTAGGGAGCTACAACAGCAGTTGGAAGTCCTCAAACTTCGCCAGCGTTTTGGGATAGAGCGCCTGTCTGGATCAGATGAGGACGTGCGCTTTTATACCAGGTTTGCGTCCTACAGGAGTTTCATGGTATTTTGGAATTTAATTGAACCTGCCGTGACCCACAAGATGGTGCACATAACAAGCGCAAAGACAGCCTCTGCCAGCATCAGCACAGTTCATCACCCAACAACG AAACTGAGACCCATTGATGAGTTTCTGCTGTTCCTGATGTACCTGTCAGTGGGTTTTCCTCCCAGGGACCTTGCAGAGAGGTTCAGCATACACCGCACTACTGCAAGTCGGATCATCTCCACATGGACTCATTTTTTGTACTGCCTGTTGGGAAGCCAGCGCCTTTGGATTCCGCCAGAGGTAGTGAGAGCTCACCTGCCAGTTGAGTTTGCAGCTTTTTCTGATACACAGGTGATCCTTGATTGTACAGAGATATTCTGTCAGTCGCCATCCTCTCTGCTGCTTCAGAGTGAGGTTTTCTCTACCTACAAGTCACACACTACATTCAAGGCCTTGATTGGCATGGCACCCCACGGTGCTGTCACCTTTGTGTCTGGACTGTATGCAGGCTCTATGAGCGATCGCGAGATCTTCAAGCAGTCCGGGATTGTAAAGCTGCTGAAACCAGGTATGGCGATCATGGTGGACAAAGGGTTTGTTGTGGACAACCTTGCTCCTTGCAAGGTGTACCGGCCTGCCTTTCTCAGCAAAAAACAGCGGGTCTGGCTACTGCTAGCTAGTTAG